From the Clostridium putrefaciens genome, one window contains:
- the brxL gene encoding protease Lon-related BREX system protein BrxL: MDELSIKLNSHFAGKVVRKDLTQKLKQGANVPTYVLEYLLGMYCATDDDDSINAGVERVKNILADNFVRPDEAEKIKSKIREMSRYTVIDKLTVKLNEKKDIYVAEFSNLGLKDVEIDSKYVKDYEKLLGGGIWCIVKIQYLYDETTKNSSPFLIEQVTPIQMPNMDMDELIEGRKQFTKEEWIDILIKSIGMEPTQLKDQVKWHMLLRMVPLCENNYNMCELGPRGTGKSHLYKEISPNSILVSGGQTTVANLFYNMSQRKIGLVGMWDTVAFDEVAGITFKDKDGIQIMKDYMASGSFARGKEEKAASASMVFVGNINQSVDVLLKTSHLFDPFPEVMAYDSAFFDRMHFYLPGWEIPKMRPEFFTDSFGFITDYLSEYLRYMRKITYGDAIDKYFKLGNNLNQRDVIAVRKTVSGLVKLIYPHGEFTKEDIEEILRYALVGRRRVKEQLKKIGGMEFYDVHFSYIDNETMSEEFVSVPEQGSGSLIPEGAMKAGQVYTIGVGDSGMIGVYKIETEVVNGSGKFEKTGLGSDREAKESIETAFRFFKANSRNISASISTTQKDYLMHVQDVNGVGMTSSLSLAAIIAMCSGALMKPVQSKLAVLGSISIGGTVNKIEDLANTLQVCFDSGAKKILLPMVNAADIGIVPPELFAKFQIMFYSGAEDAVFKSLGVQ, encoded by the coding sequence ATGGATGAGTTAAGTATAAAGTTAAATAGCCATTTTGCAGGTAAGGTTGTTAGAAAAGATTTAACACAAAAGTTAAAGCAAGGAGCAAATGTTCCTACATATGTACTTGAATATCTTCTTGGTATGTATTGCGCTACAGATGATGATGATAGTATAAATGCTGGTGTTGAAAGAGTTAAAAATATATTAGCAGATAACTTTGTAAGACCAGATGAGGCTGAAAAAATTAAGTCTAAAATAAGAGAAATGTCTAGATATACTGTTATAGATAAACTTACAGTAAAGTTAAATGAGAAGAAAGACATTTATGTAGCAGAGTTTTCAAATCTAGGCTTAAAAGATGTTGAAATAGATTCTAAGTATGTTAAAGACTATGAAAAACTTTTAGGTGGAGGGATTTGGTGCATAGTAAAAATTCAATACCTATATGATGAAACTACAAAAAATTCATCTCCATTTTTGATAGAGCAAGTAACTCCAATTCAGATGCCTAATATGGATATGGATGAACTTATAGAAGGAAGAAAGCAATTCACAAAAGAAGAGTGGATTGATATTCTTATAAAATCTATAGGAATGGAGCCAACTCAATTAAAAGATCAAGTTAAGTGGCATATGCTTCTTAGAATGGTGCCTCTATGTGAAAATAATTATAATATGTGTGAACTTGGCCCAAGAGGAACAGGTAAATCACATTTATATAAAGAAATATCTCCAAATTCTATATTAGTATCAGGTGGTCAAACTACGGTTGCTAATCTATTTTATAATATGTCTCAAAGAAAAATAGGTTTGGTTGGTATGTGGGATACAGTAGCCTTTGATGAAGTTGCAGGGATAACATTCAAAGATAAAGATGGTATACAAATAATGAAGGACTACATGGCATCAGGTTCATTTGCCAGAGGTAAGGAAGAAAAAGCAGCATCAGCATCAATGGTGTTTGTTGGTAACATAAATCAAAGTGTAGATGTTCTATTAAAGACATCACACCTATTTGATCCATTCCCAGAAGTCATGGCTTATGATTCAGCCTTCTTTGATAGAATGCATTTTTACTTGCCGGGATGGGAAATACCTAAAATGAGACCAGAGTTTTTTACAGATAGTTTTGGATTTATAACTGACTATCTTTCAGAGTATCTAAGATATATGAGAAAAATAACTTATGGTGATGCTATAGATAAATACTTTAAATTAGGTAATAACCTAAATCAAAGAGATGTTATAGCGGTTAGAAAAACAGTTTCAGGCTTAGTAAAACTAATATATCCTCATGGAGAATTCACTAAAGAGGATATAGAAGAAATACTAAGATATGCTTTAGTTGGTAGAAGAAGAGTAAAAGAACAATTAAAGAAAATAGGTGGAATGGAGTTTTATGATGTTCATTTCTCTTATATAGATAATGAAACTATGAGTGAAGAGTTTGTATCGGTCCCAGAGCAAGGTAGTGGATCTCTTATACCAGAAGGTGCTATGAAGGCAGGACAGGTATACACAATAGGTGTAGGGGACTCTGGAATGATAGGAGTATATAAAATAGAAACAGAAGTAGTTAATGGTTCAGGTAAGTTTGAAAAAACAGGCTTAGGATCAGATAGAGAAGCAAAGGAAAGTATAGAAACTGCATTTAGATTTTTTAAGGCTAATAGCAGAAATATAAGTGCATCTATATCAACTACTCAAAAGGATTATCTAATGCATGTACAAGATGTAAATGGAGTTGGAATGACTTCAAGCCTATCATTAGCAGCAATAATAGCAATGTGTTCAGGTGCGCTTATGAAACCAGTACAAAGTAAGTTAGCAGTATTAGGTTCTATTAGTATAGGTGGAACAGTAAATAAGATAGAAGATCTAGCAAATACACTACAAGTATGTTTTGATTCAGGAGCAAAGAAGATTTTACTACCAATGGTCAATGCAGCAGATATAGGAATAGTACCACCAGAGTTGTTTGCTAAGTTTCAGATTATGTTCTATAGTGGGGCAGAAGATGCTGTATTTAAGTCATTGGGAGTTCAATAA
- a CDS encoding HepT-like ribonuclease domain-containing protein, which yields MVYYKYKKEKLEEKLVESKVFLVRIRECLKRNPNSEDEIVDEAMISYFNSFCEFILDMCETYLVATENYIPNKSGVDIIELSSNFGFISSNDSKKLQGIVRLRNRYTHDYYQRRLARKRIIDICKSEIITLDLFLETSSERIRLVISDKTLGNTSDSH from the coding sequence ATGGTTTATTACAAATATAAAAAAGAAAAGTTAGAAGAAAAGCTTGTAGAAAGTAAAGTCTTTTTAGTGAGAATAAGAGAATGTTTAAAGAGAAACCCAAATAGTGAGGATGAAATAGTAGATGAAGCTATGATATCTTACTTTAATTCTTTCTGTGAATTTATACTAGATATGTGTGAAACATATTTAGTAGCAACAGAAAATTATATACCTAATAAATCGGGGGTAGATATAATAGAATTATCATCAAACTTTGGATTCATATCTTCAAATGATTCTAAGAAACTTCAAGGAATAGTGAGACTTAGGAATAGATATACTCATGATTATTATCAAAGGAGATTAGCAAGGAAAAGAATTATAGACATATGCAAATCTGAAATAATAACTTTAGATTTATTTCTAGAAACATCTTCTGAAAGAATAAGATTAGTTATTAGTGACAAGACCTTGGGCAACACCTCAGACTCCCATTAA
- a CDS encoding nucleotidyltransferase domain-containing protein produces the protein MKLIKDSGIDIDMLYDVIALCTFGSYNESCWDKERSDIDVMVLSNTELEWTREMEIEDYLTHHLSVYFNHENIHITFINDFVYPFGEIMISSPNKIILQEERYLDYILGYSSFKRDREYLEIMRDYHLKEGGF, from the coding sequence ATGAAATTAATTAAAGATAGTGGAATAGATATTGATATGCTCTATGATGTTATAGCCTTATGTACTTTTGGAAGTTACAATGAAAGCTGCTGGGACAAGGAGCGAAGTGACATAGATGTTATGGTTCTTTCTAATACAGAGTTAGAATGGACTAGGGAAATGGAAATAGAAGATTATTTAACTCATCATTTATCAGTGTATTTTAATCATGAAAATATTCATATTACCTTCATCAATGATTTTGTTTATCCCTTTGGAGAGATTATGATATCAAGCCCTAATAAAATCATATTACAAGAAGAACGGTATTTGGATTATATCCTTGGGTATTCATCTTTTAAAAGAGATAGAGAGTATTTAGAAATTATGAGAGACTATCATTTAAAGGAGGGAGGATTTTAG